A single genomic interval of Spinacia oleracea cultivar Varoflay chromosome 6, BTI_SOV_V1, whole genome shotgun sequence harbors:
- the LOC130463635 gene encoding uncharacterized protein produces the protein MVVVAKMNSMANFHEMIFDRFLSGFPGSCIVVPFHDSERRDFICKYLDLVDDRVMQCLILDKDIKRSVICWGSLGQRLEYGAEAFPFTDEDLWKSQLKGRHIWDNYTLEGLLGCNPSDVLYKINSEEQVTVAELSKKVVGLYLCIEAESIIKHHKVYQECRTRQLPFEIVVVYLTPYMYCVDPVAFKDINRITVALNQQDISNRSQIIPEQLALEGGDLPTLSSKSATMDTNNKKPRKNNNLPQSAVITPTSVAQPAVKPSLLPVSTSQVTPLTDPPPKTLKSQISIAPPGFEDPNDVIIEDETSMEERAQDSPSPPQIQSNLSALSQRFTPQQLLTASAVMKAMAELSSRRTEGNQIVVTGNRPGVMPVRNLYETLEHEVVLPAQPEPILVQSENPGRRKRHSSRRRERSTRRRESVSEQEGSFPAGRESTPYHEEYIVQSPQPGWNRYEGYLPHQEPMRRTIHPKDSPLCRGILEQPMEKVKMPTCKYNGTTDPENHSTAFEQHMMLYSDSDAMWCKVFQTTLSGVAADWYKKLPAGSIFSFRQIQEDFVRRFISKVERKKTSGELMSISQRPKEPLREYLTRFHNESITIPDLQQEIAVLALLRGMQECEFKRYLGRKSFTSLGEALRKANEYIRSDELMLISPMGGNQAVQSAKKDHVPIQQHNYRKDNGRKEGHQQRGGYPNRQQPVGAYQVYTPLNTARATIYAVNKSAAWRKPLPMDAPGNNKNFCAFHNDHGHYTEHCKELKDNIEELVRRGYLSQYRVRQEGLGGNNRQGSSHSHAPYTPTQPGYAQPTGRIEQAPPSRKEIRSLPETGKDGADRGKRPTVWVISGGPVHGGTVSGAIRNLEEHRHLVSYHSARKWPEPIPLPVITFTSDDCRGIIYPHDDPLVLELEIANFPVKRCLIDGGSSANIIFWEAFTQLNIDHGELTRVSYPVIGFSGASVYPEGSIRLPVQVGRGSSARDLMVDFLVIKVPAAYNVIIGRPFIHDAQAVVSTYHLTMIYLSNLERTERVHGSQETARSCYLTAIKAPGRMVPKTNLAREANMPTKRKRGDLSMENFDERPVCIPRPAADGETREIELVEGVPERTVRIGADMEADQQVNLIGLLRENADVFAFSADEMPGISPDIIVHRLNVDKSVRPVKQKKRNFSSEKNAAIKEEVEKLLEAGFIEVCDYPKWLANVVMVKKSNGSWRMCVDFTNLNGACPKDCYPLPRIDRLVDSTSGHALLSFLDAFSGYHQVSLCKADRKKAAFITDSGVYSYKAMPFGLKNAGATYQKLVDRVFASQKGRNIEVYVDDSIVKSRLASDHIDDLRETFETLRRFRMKLNPKKCVFGVRSGKFLGFLVSERGIDANPDKVDAIMNLPEPGCIKDVQKLTGRMAALTRFISKSADRALPFFNVLKQNKKFKWGETERAAFEAVKRHLQVLPTIARPEEGDTLQLYISASQHTVAAVLIIEKDKTQIPVYFVSHILQEAETRYSLIEKLGLAVLIAARKLRPYFDAHGIQVLTNYPLEKAMQKMDTSGRLLKWAIELSEFHMEYRPRMAIKAQALSDFIVEASYQEEEIKEGIWEVAVDGSVTKSGSGAGVIVTSPEGDQFEYAIKFSFQASNNEAEYEAAIAGIQICTAAGARRLRLTTDSQLVANQFSGEYETKEESMKRYAEKLKQSAAQLESFEIKLVPRSENMLADSLSKLASSSALVKSVMMEVMHRRSTEVLANQVMVITSQPEWYDTLWAYKRDGTLPAEKTEARRLIRNSCWFVIIRGQLYKRGFSLPLLRCISAYESARLIEEVHEGVCGNHQGGKTLALKCQRQGYYWPTMLTDAQKYVKKCEKCQVFSAVINRPANDLMPILNPIPFAQWGMDILGPFTTASGGRKYLIVAVDYFTKWIEAEPLAKITANQVKKFIWKGIITRFGLPMAIVMDHGVQFDCSPVQSFLSTYKVKFAYSSVCHPQSNGQAEAANKQIMAAMRKKLDDYKAGWADIVPEILWGNRTTVKEATGESPFRLCFGSEAVIPAEVGLPTFRIQHYEENKNGKLLKQELDLLPEIRLRAEIRSAAYKQRISNAYNKRVKLRQLEVGDLVLRRTAATGKAKVQGKLTPNWEGPYQIWEEIVPGAFRLMDMGGTALKNSWNASVLRKFYV, from the exons ATGGTAGTGGTTGCAAAGATGAATAGTATGGCCAATTTTCATGAGATGATCTTTGATCGTTTCCTATCTGGGTTCCCTGGTTCGTGTATTGTAGTACCTTTCCATGACTCGGAACGTCGTGACTTTATATGCAAGTACCTTGACCTCGTTGATGATCGTGTTATGCAGTGTCTCATTTTGGATAAAGATATAAAGAGAAGTGTTATATGCTGGGGTAGTCTCGGCCAAAGGCTTGAATATGGAGCTGAAGCTTTCCCTTTTACTGATGAGGATTTGTGGAAAAGTCAATTAAAAGGGCGGCATATATGGGACAATTATACCCTTGAGGGACTCTTGGGGTGCAATCCCTCTGATGTTCTGTATAAGATTAATTCAGAAGAGCAGGTGACTGTCGCTGAACTAAGCAAGAAGGTTGTTGGGTTGTACTTGTGCATCGAAGCAGAATCCATCATCAAACACCATAAGGTCTATCAAGAATGCAGAACACGGCAACTTCCATTTGAGATTGTGGTGGTCTACTTGACGCCCTATATGTACTGCGTTGACCCAGTGGCTTTCAAG GATATCAACAGGATAACAGTAGCACTCAACCAGCAAGACATCTCCAACCGTTCCCAAATCAtaccggaacaattggcgctagaaggaggggatcTCCCAACCTTGTCAAGTAAATCAGCCACCATGGATACCAACAAcaaaaaacctagaaaaaacAACAATCTCCCACAATCAGCAGTGATCACACCAACATCAGTGGCACAACCCGCAGTCAAACCTTCTCTCTTACCTGTCTCAACCAGCCAAGTCACACCACTTACAGATCCTCCCCCAAAAACACTCAAGTCACAGATAAGCATTGCCCCCCCGGGTTTTGAAGACCCGAACGACGTGATCATAGAGGACGAAACGTCCATGGAAGAAAGGGCACAAGATTCCCCATCACCCCCACAGATTCAGAGCAACCTCTCGGCGTTGTCCCAAAGGTTCACACCACAACAGCTGCTGACGGCGTCGGCCGTCATGAAAGCAATGGCTGAACTGTCCTCAAGGAGGACGGAGGGAAATCAGATCGTGGTTACCGGCAACCGCCCGGGTGTGATGCCGGTTAGAAATCTCTACGAAACCCTAGAGCATGAAGTGGTACTGCCAGCACAACCTGAACCAATACTTGTACAGAGTGAAAATCCGGGTAGAAGAAAAAGGCATAGCTCTCGGCGCAGAGAAAGGTCCACTAGACGCCGGGAGTCGGTGTCAGAGCAAGAAGGGTCGTTTCCTGCTGGTAGGGAATCGACACCGTATCACGAAGAGTACATCGTACAGTCTCCACAACCAGGTTGGAATAGATATGAAGGATATCTACCTCACCAGGAGCCGATGAGGCGAACCATACACCCCAAAGACTCCCCACTCTGCAGGGGTATACTGGAGCAACCTATGGAGAAAGTAAAGATGCCGACGTGCAAATACAACGGAACCACAGACCCCGAAAATCACTCCACCGCTTTCGAACAACACATGATGCTGTATTCTGACTCAGATGCCATGTGGTGCAAAGTGTTCCAAACCACATTATCAGGGGTGGCAGCCGATTGGTATAAGAAGTTGCCGGCCGGATCGATATTCAGTTTTCGGCAGATCCAAGAGGACTTTGTGAGGCGATTCATTAGCAAGGTTGAACGAAAGAAAACATCTGGAGAGCTGATGTCAATCTCACAAAGGCCGAAGGAGCCGCTGAGAGAATACCTTACTCGTTTCCACAACGAATCCATCACAATACCAGATTTACAGCAAGAAATAGCCGTCTTGGCTCTGTTGAGAGGGATGCAGGAATGCGAGTTCAAAAGGTACCTGGGAAGAAAGTCATTTACCTCGCTGGGGGAGGCCTTGAGAAAAGCAAACGAGTATATCAGGAGTGATGAGCTGATGCTAATATCACCCATGGGGGGAAATCAGGCAGTACAATCGGCCAAGAAGGATCATGTTCCCATACAGCAGCACAATTACCGGAAAGATAACGGTAGAAAGGAGGGCCATCAGCAGAGAGGAGGATATCCGAACAGACAACAGCCGGTAGGGGCTTACCAGGTGTACACTCCCCTGAACACCGCCAGGGCCACTATCTACGCAGTAAATAAATCGGCAGCGTGGAGGAAACCGTTACCGATGGATGCCCCaggtaacaataagaacttttgtGCTTTTCATAATGATCATGGTCATTACACGGAGCATTGCAAAGAGCTCAAGGATAACATCGAAGAGCTGGTAAGAAGGGGATACCTATCCCAGTACAGGGTCCGACAGGAAGGCCTGGGAGGAAATAACAGGCAGGGCAGTTCACATAGTCATGCCCCATATACACCTACTCAGCCAGGGTATGCACAGCCCACTGGTAGGATTGAACAGGCACCACCATCCCGGAAAGAAATCCGGTCATTACCGGAAACAGGCAAAGATGGGGCCGACAGGGGAAAAAGACCCACGGTTTGGGTGATCTCTGGAGGGCCCGTGCATGGAGGTACAGTCAGCGGGGCAATAAGAAATCTAGAGGAGCACAGGCATTTGGTGAGTTACCATAGCGCAAGGAAATGGCCGGAACCAATCCCCCTACCGGTCATCACGTTCACCTCGGACGATTGTCGCGGCATTATATATCCCCATGATGACCCGCTGGTATTGGAACTCGAGATAGCAAACTTCCCCGTCAAGAGATGCCTGATTGATGGAGGCAGCTCTGCGAACATCATATTCTGGGAAGCTTTCACCCAGCTGAACATAGATCACGGAGAGTTAACAAGGGTGAGCTATCCCGTTATCGGATTCTCTGGAGCCAGCGTCTATCCAGAAGGCAGTATCCGTCTACCGGTTCAAGTAGGTAGAGGATCATCAGCCAGAGACTTAATGGTCGACTTTTTGGTGATAAAAGTACCAGCAGCGTATAACGTAATAATTGGTCGACCATTCATTCATGACGCACAGGCGGTGGTGTCCACATATCATTTGACCATGATATATCTCTCAAATCTGGAAAGAACAGAAAGGGTACATGGCAGTCAGGAGACTGCCAGATCGTGTTATCTGACAGCGATAAAGGCACCAGGAAGGATGGTGCCGAAAACCAACCTTGCCCGAGAAGCAAACATGCCAACCAAAAGAAAGAGAGGGGACTTGAGCATGGAAAATTTTGATGAAAGGCCGGTTTGCATCCCAAGGCCAGCTGCAGATGGAGAAACTCGGGAAATTGAATTAGTAGAAGGAGTTCCAGAAAGAACGGTACGAATAGGTGCCGATATGGAGGCAGATCAGCAGGTCAATCTCATCGGCCTGTTACGAGAAAATGCAGATGTCTTTGCCTTCTCGGCAGATGAAATGCCCGGTATCAGCCCAGACATCATAGTGCATCGTCTGAATGTAGACAAGTCAGTCAGGCCGGTAAAgcaaaagaagagaaatttcTCCAGTGAAAAAAATGCtgcaataaaagaagaagtggaaAAGCTGCTGGAAGCAGGGTTCATAGAAGTTTGTGATTACCCcaaatggttggccaacgtAGTCATGGTAAAAAAGTCAAATGGCAgttggcgaatgtgcgtagattttacCAATCTGAATGGGGCGTGCCCCAAGGACTGCTATCCATTGCCACGAATCGATAGGCTGGTAGATTCAACAAGTGGCCACGCTCTTTTGAGTTTCCTGGATGCCTTCTCAGGGTATCACCAAGTCAGCTTGTGTAAAGCCGATAGAAAGAAGGCCGCCTTCATCACAGATTCAGGGGTATACAGCTATAAGGCTATGCCATTTGGGTTGAAGAATGCAGGAGCAACCTACCAGAAGTTGGTGGATAGGGTATTTGCttcccagaaagggaggaacatAGAGGTGTATGTGGATGACTCAATAGTTAAAAGCCGATTGGCCAGTGACCACATCGACGACTTGAGAGAAACTTTCGAAACTCTGAGGAGGTTCAGGATGAAGTTAAACCCCAAGAAATGTGTATTCGGGGTCCGATCAGGAAAGTTCCTGGGTTTCCTAGTAAGCGAAAGGGGAATCGATGCCAATCCAGATAAGGTAGATGCAATTATGAATCTACCAGAACCCGGTTGCATAAAAGACGTGCAAAAGTTAACAGGAAGAATGGCTGCATTGACTCGGTTCATTAGCAAATCAGCAGATAGGGCGTTGCCCTTTTTCAACGTGttaaaacaaaacaagaaaTTCAAGTGGGGAGAAACAGAAAGAGCAGCCTTTGAGGCAGTAAAACGGCACCTGCAAGTCCTACCCACAATAGCTCGACCAGAGGAAGGGGACACGCTGCAGCTGTACATATCTGCTTCTCAACACACAGTAGCAGCAGTTCTGATCATAGAGAAAGATAAAACACAGATACCGGTgtactttgtcagccacatcCTGCAAGAAGCAGAAACGAGGTACTCCTTGATAGAAAAATTGGGGTTGGCAGTGTTGATTGCAGCCAGAAAGTTGAGACCGTACTTTGATGCACACGGGATCCAAGTCCTCACAAACTACCCACTGGAAAAAGCAATGCAAAAAATGGACACATCAGGTAGACTCCTAAAATGGGCGATTGAACTATCAGAGTTTCACATGGAATATCGGCCCAGAATGGCTATAAAGGCCCAAGCACTGTCTGACTTCATAGTCGAAGCATCATACCAGGAGGAGGAAATAAAGGAAGGAATATGGGAAGTAGCAGTAGACGGCTCGGTCACCAAATCAGGGTCAGGAGCGGGGGTAATAGTTACCTCACCGGAAGGAGACCAGTTCGAGTATGCTATTAAGTTCTCTTTCCAGGCATCAAACAACGAGGCAGAatacgaggccgcaatcgcTGGCATACAGATCTGCACGGCAGCTGGTGCTCGTAGGCTCAGGCTTACAACCGACTCACAGCTGGTAGCAAACCAGTTCTCAGGAGAATATGAAACGAAGGAAGAATCCATGAAACGATACGCCGAAAAGCTTAAACAGTCAGCGGCACAGTTGGAAAGCTTCGAAATAAAATTAGTACCCCGATCAGAGAACATGTTGGCAGACTCCCTGTCAAAACTGGCCAGCTCAAGTGCTCTGGTAAAATCAGTAATGATGGAGGTCATGCACCGAAGGAGCACTGAAGTATTGGCAAATCAGGTCATGGTAATCACGAGCCAACCTGAATGGTATGACACCTTGTGGGCATACAAGAGAGATGGAACCCTGCCTGCAGAAAAAACGGAAGCAAGAAGGTTGATTAGAAACTCATGCTGGTTCGTAATCATCAGAGGCCAACTCTACAAACGGGGTTTTAGCTTGCCTCTGTTACGATGCATATCAGCATACGAATCGGCACGACTGATAGAAGAAGTACATGAAGGAGTGTGTGGAAATCATCAGGGAGGAAAAACCCTTGCACTGAAATGCCAAAGGCAAGGATACTACTGGCCGACAATGCTAACAGACGCACAAAAGTACGTCAAGAAATGTGAAAAATGTCAAGTTTTTTCAGCAGTCATTAATCGTCCTGCAAACGATCTCATGCCAATCCTAAATCCAATACCGTTCGCccagtggggaatggacatTCTGGGACCATTCACAACGGCATCCGGTGGAAGAAAATATCTGATAGTGGCAGTCGATTATTTcaccaagtggatagaagcagagcCGCTGGCAAAGATAACTGCAAATCAGGTCAAAAAGTTCATATGGAAAGGTATAATCACCAGGTTCGGATTACCAATGGCAATCGTGATGGACCATGGGGTACAGTTTGATTGCTCACCAGTTCAAAGTTTTTTGAGTACGTACAAAGTCAAGTTTGCCTACTCTTCTGTTTGTCATCCCCAAAGCAATGGACAGGCAGAAGCTGCCAACAAACAGATAATGGCAGCAATGAGAAAGAAGCTAGACGACTATAAGGCTGGTTGGGCCGATATTGTTCCAGAGATACTTTGGGGAAATAGAACCACCGTTAAGGAAGCAACGGGAGAGAGCCCATTCCGTCTATGTTTCGGATCAGAAGCAGTGATACCAGCAGAAGTAGGGTTACCTACATTCAGGATCCAGCATTATGAAGAAAACAAGAACGGTAAACTGTTAAAGCAGGAGCTGGATCTTCTACCAGAGATCAGACTCAGAGCAGAAATCAGATCGGCGGCTTACAAGCAGCGCATAAGCAATGCCTACAACAAAAGAGTAAAACTCAGACAACTTGAGGTAGGAGACCTGGTGCTCCGCAGAACTGCAGCTACAGGCAAGGCAAAGGTCCAAGGGAAGTTAACCCCAAACTGGGAGGGGCCTTATCAGATATGGGAAGAAATCGTACCAGGAGCTTTTAGGCTGATGGATATGGGTGGAACAGCACTAAAAAATTCATGGAACGCCAGCGTCCTTAGAAAGTTTTATGTGTAG
- the LOC130463982 gene encoding uncharacterized protein, whose protein sequence is MGVFVRPGEWIEKTPICLSPRKMKYFEVPPGEPDEPWNPKIDLLRGESILTDDCKGGGCMGWRALKDLATPRDNPAAEIDAPAAQHMNDMLKACNSAVELVKLYLCYQEQNEDLQKRQADLEKQVSDAKQDLDQKTSELKRVKQRNEELENVANKLEAEEAKNKELSEKLLEADEKAKAAYKTGARDGALRFSRSQTYSKRITDSHNGGWFAAHRCGVHGIGLTKEDCEDIEYAFLVEEKHKVPTGLESQIIPEEIIQNADPLTLPPIELKEEDYLDPALLSSSTNQTDYQQV, encoded by the exons ATGGGTGTCTTTGTCCGTCCTGGGGAGTGGATTGAGAAGACTCCGATTTGCCTATCCCCCAGGAAGATGAAGTACTTTGAGGTTCCTCCTGGTGAGCCTGATGAACCCTGGAACCCTAAAATCGATCTTCTTCGTGGTGAGTCGATACTCACCGACGACTGCAAAGGGGGTGGTTGTATGGGTTGGAGGGCTTTGAAGGATCTGGCTACTCCTCGCGACAATCCTGCTGCTGAGATTGACGCGCCGGCTGCCCAACATATGAATGATATGCTCAAG GCCTGCAACTCTGCTGTGGAGCTTGTGAAGCTGTACCTCTGCTACCAGGAGCAGAATGAAGACCTTCAGAAAAGGCAGGCTGATCTGGAGAAGCAGGTGAGTGACGCCAAGCAAGATCTGGACCAAAAAACTTCTGAGCTGAAAAGGGTGAAGCAACGCAACGAAGAGTTGGAGAATGTTGCGAACAAGCTGGAGGCAGAGGAGGCCAAGAACAAAGAGCTGTCTGAGAAGTTGCTGGAGGCGGATGAGAAGGCCAAAGCTGCTTACAAAACCGGTGCTCGGGATGGTGCCTTGCGATTTTCTCGGTCCCAGACCTATAGTAAGCGTATCACGGATAGTCATAACGGTGGCTGGTTTGCTGCCCACCGTTGTGGCGTTCATGGTATTGGCCTTACCAAGGAGGACTGTGAGGATATTGAGTATGCTTTCCTGGTGGAGGAAAAGCACAAGGTACCAACCGGTTTGGAGTCACAGATCATTCCGGAGGAGATCATTCAGAATGCTGATCCCTTGACTCTCCCTCCCATTGAGCTGAAGGAAGAAGACTACCTGGATCCTGCCCTGCTGTCTTCCAGTACCAACCAGACGGATTATCAACAAGTTTGA